One Plasmodium vivax chromosome 13, whole genome shotgun sequence genomic region harbors:
- a CDS encoding cGMP-dependent protein kinase, putative (encoded by transcript PVX_084705A) gives MRCNERNKKKAIFSNDDFSGEDTLMEDHLQLREKLSEDIEMIKASLKNNLVCSTLNDNEILTLSNYMQFFVFKGGDLVIKQGEKGSYFFIINSGKFDVYVNDKKVKSMGKGSSFGEAALIHNTQRSATIMAETDGTLWGVQRSTFRATLKQLSNRNFNENRSFIDSVSVFDMLTEAQKNMITNACVIQMFKPGETIVKQGDYGDVLFILKEGKATVFINDKEIRVLNKGSYFGERALLYDEPRSATIIAKEPTACASICRKLLNIVLGNLQVVLFRNIMTEALQQSEIFRQFSAEQLNDLADTAIVRDYPANYHILHKDKVKSVKYLIVLEGKVELFLDDESIGILTRGKSFGDQYVLNQKQKFRHTVKSLDVCKIALITESCLADCLGDNNIDASIDHNNKKSIIKKMYIFRYLSEQQCNLLIEAFRTTRYEEGDYIIQEGEVGSRFYIIKNGEVEVTKNGKRLRTLGKNDYFGERALLYDEPRTASIISKATSVECWFVDKSVFLQIIQGPMLTHLEERIKMQDTKVEMHELETERIIGRGTFGTVKLVHHKPTQIRYALKCVSKRSIISLNQQNNIKLEREITAENDHPFIIRLVRTFKDSNCFYFLTELVTGGELYDAIRKLGLLSKPQAQFYLGSIILAIEYLHERNIVYRDLKPENILLDKQGYVKLIDFGCAKKIQGRAYTLVGTPHYMAPEVILGKGYGCTVDIWALGVCLYEFICGPLPFGNDQEDQLEIFRDILTGQLTFPDYVSDQDSINLMKRLLCRLPQGRIGCSINGFKDIKEHAFFGNFNWDKLAGRLLEPPLVSKGETYAEDIDIKQIEEEDALNEGEPLDGDDSWDVDF, from the exons ATGCGGTG CAATGAGCGGAATAAGAAGAAggccattttttcaaatgacGACTTCTCGGGGGAAGACACTTTGATGGAG GACCACCTCCAACTGAGGGAAAAGCTTTCAGAAGACATCGAGATGATAAAGGCGTCGCTGAAAAATAACCTCGTTTGCAGCACGTTGAACGACAATGAGATATTGACCCTGTCTAACTACATGCAGTTTTTCGTTTTCAAGGGTGGCGACCTGGTGATCAAGCAGGGGGAGAAAG GATCCTACTTCTTCATCATAAACAGCGGCAAGTTCGACGTGTACGTGAATGATAAGAAGGTGAAGAGCATGGGGAAGGGGAGCTCCTTCGGGGAAGCGGCGCTAATCCACAACACGCAGAGGAGCGCGACGATCATGGCTGAGACGGACGGGACTCTCTGGGGGGTGCAGAGGAGTACCTTCAGAGCAACACTAAAGCAACTGTCTAATCGGAATTTCAACGAAAACAGGAGCTTCATAGATTCCGTGTCCGTATTTGACATGCTGACGGAAGCACAGAAGAATATGATCACCAACGCGTGCGTTATTCAGATGTTCAAACCGGGGGAGACGATTGTGAAGCAGGGCGATTATGGCGATGTGTTGTTTATACTGAAGGAAGGTAAAGCCACAGTTTTTATTAACGATAAAGAAATAAGAGTACTTAACAAA GGGTCCTACTTCGGAGAACGAGCGCTGCTGTATGACGAACCCAGAAGCGCCACCATCATAGCGAAGGAACCCACGGCATGCGCGTCGATATGCAGAAAGCTGCTAAACATAGTGCTGGGGAATCTGCAGGTTGTCCTCTTCCGCAACATCATGACGGAGGCGTTGCAACAGAGCGAAATATTTAGGCAGTTCAGCGCAGAGCAGTTAAACGATCTAGCGGATACAGCCATTGTTAGGGATTACCCAGCGAATTACCACATCCTGCACAAGGATAAGGTTAAGTCTGTGAAGTACCTCATCGTGTTGGAGGGTAAGGTGGAGTTATTTCTGGATGATGAATCGATAGGGATCCTCACCAGGGGGAAGTCCTTCGGGGATCAGTACGTGTTAAATCAGAAGCAGAAGTTCAGGCATACAGTCAAATCGCTGgatgtgtgcaaaattgcTCTCATCACAGAATCCTGTTTGGCGGACTGCCTAGGAGACAACAACATTGATGCGTCGATTGATCATAATAATAAGAAGAGCATCATCAAGAAGATGTACATTTTTAGGTACCTAAGTGAGCAGCAATGCAATTTACTTATCGAAGCGTTTAGGACCACGAGATATGAAGAGGGGGACTACATCATTCAGGAAGGAGAGGTGGGTTCTAGATTCTACATCATAAAGAATGGGGAAGTAGAGGTGaccaaaaatgggaagagaTTACGAACGCTGGGGAAAAATGACTACTTTGGGGAGAGGGCCCTCCTTTATGATGAGCCCAGAACAGCCTCCATCATCAGTAAGGCCACCAGTGTTGAGTGCTGGTTTGTAGACAAGAGTGTCTTTTTGCAAATCATCCAGGGACCCATGTTAACTCACTTGGAGGAGCGAATCAAAATGCAGGACACCAAAGTGGAGATGCACGAATTGGAGACCGAAAGGATTATAGGCAGAGGTACCTTCGGAACCGTTAAGTTAGTGCACCACAAACCGACACAAATTAGATATGCACTAAAGTGCGTTAGTAAGAGAAGCATCATCAGTCTAAATCAGcagaataatataaaactgGAGAGAGAAATAACTGCAGAAAATGACCACCCATTTATTATAAGACTTGTGAGGACATTTAAAGATTCCAATTGTTTTTACTTTCTAACGGAGCTGGTCACTGGGGGGGAACTCTATGATGCCATTCGAAAATTAGGTCTGCTCTCCAAACCTCAGGCACAGTTCTACTTAGGGTCCATAATACTAGCCATAGAATATCTGCACGAGAGGAATATTGTCTATCGAGATTTAAAGCCAGAGAATATTCTCCTAGACAAACAGGGCTACGTAAAACTGATCGATTTTGGTTGCGCGAAGAAGATTCAGGGCAGGGCCTACACTCTTGTTGGCACTCCTCACTACATGGCGCCGGAGGTTATCTTGGGGAAAGGCTACGGGTGCACTGTGGACATATGGGCTTTGGGAGTTTGCCTCTACGAGTTTATTTGTGGCCCCCTCCCATTTGGAAATGACCAAGAGGATCAACTGGAAATATTCAGAGACATTCTAACGGGGCAGTTAACCTTCCCCGACTATGTATCCGACCAGGATAGCATAAATTTGATGAAGCGACTGTTGTGCAGACTGCCTCAGGGACGAATTGGATGCTCCATAAACGGGTTTAAAGATATTAAGGAGCACGCCTTCTTTGGCAACTTCAACTGGGATAAGCTGGCGGGGCGCTTGCTGGAGCCCCCGCTGGTGTCCAAGGGGGAGACCTACGCGGAGGACATCGACATTAAGCAGatcgaggaggaggacgcgCTGAACGAGGGCGAGCCGCTCGACGGGGATGACAGCTGGGATGTGGACTTTTGA
- a CDS encoding hypothetical protein, conserved (encoded by transcript PVX_084710A) has protein sequence MGKGAGKDRGSSSISVWKKDLGPNLGDVFLRASLERGKNGERSNQLGLPPDGGRGGGSSPPAGGGEKRVSRPFSNFACRNEFTFDTNVTCFPNYMHKSSLHIKKKIDICDVIVEVRDARLPFTSTNDFIMESIEKKNKDKKRIIILNKADLIPRRVALRAKNIIEEKTKHVCLLTSAKFNKGISKIRDLCREMKPQFSSLGLFALLVGLPNVGKSSVINSFKDVTHNLAKYGHKNNKIAFEVNRKKAKTNVIAGTTQTIDTYKVSHNPLLYFVDTPGIYLPKMEDKEISLKLCALGNALDYKYDHMYVGDYILYTLNKQMHFNYVKMIGLDEPTNDIRFVCNVIATKLNLCRNYKYLDMNGGCRYFIDLFRLGLFGRICLDKVPRSTEDFVTYFDFNSAEPLAVDAQGGPAPFRGLL, from the coding sequence ATGGGGAAGGGAGCGGGAAAGGATAGGGGCAGCTCATCTATCAGCGTGTGGAAAAAGGACCTCGGGCCGAATCTGGGGGATGTGTTTCTAAGAGCCAGCTTAGAGCGCGGAAAGAATGGGGAGAGGAGCAACCAActgggcctcccccccgatgGTGGCCGCGGTGGTGGTAGCagcccccccgcggggggcgGGGAAAAACGGGTGAGCCGCCCATTTAGCAATTTCGCCTGCAGAAACGAATTCACGTTCGACACAAACGTTACGTGCTTCCCAAACTACATGCACAAGTCGTCcctacacataaaaaaaaaaatagacatcTGCGATGTGATCGTTGAGGTGAGGGACGCCCGGTTGCCCTTCACCAGCACGAATGACTTCATCATGGAAagcatagaaaaaaaaaacaaagacaaaaaaagaatcattATCCTAAACAAGGCGGATTTAATCCCCAGGAGAGTAGCCCTAAGGGCAAAGAACATAATAGAGGAGAAGACCAAACATGTGTGCCTACTAACGTCAGCCAAATTTAATAAGGGCATCTCCAAAATTAGGGACCTATGTAGAGAAATGAAGCCCCAATTTAGCAGCCTAGGGTTATTTGCCCTACTAGTAGGACTACCCAACGTAGGCAAGTCCAGCGTCATCAACTCGTTTAAAGATGTGACGCATAATTTAGCCAAGTATGGGCATAAGAATAACAAAATAGCCTTCGAGGTGAATAGGAAGAAGGCCAAGACGAACGTCATCGCGGGGACCACTCAGACGATTGACACGTATAAAGTTTCGCACAACCCGCTGCTCTACTTTGTAGATACGCCTGGGATTTATTTgcccaaaatggaagacaAAGAAATTAGCCTCAAGTTATGTGCCTTGGGAAATGCCCTCGATTACAAGTACGACCATATGTATGTAGGGGACTACATTTTATACACTCTAAATAAACAGatgcattttaattatgttaaGATGATTGGCTTAGACGAACCAACCAATGACATTCGCTTCGTCTGCAACGTCATAGCCACCAAGCTGAACCTCTGTAGGAATTATAAGTACCTTGACATGAATGGCGGCTGCCGCTATTTTATCGACTTGTTTCGCCTGGGCCTCTTCGGGCGCATTTGCCTGGACAAGGTGCCCCGCTCCACTGAGGACTTTGTCACCTACTTTGACTTCAATTCCGCGGAGCCCCTCGCCGTGGATGCGCAGGGGGGACCCGCGCCGTTCCGCGGCCTGCTATAG
- a CDS encoding hypothetical protein (encoded by transcript PVX_084715A): protein MPIGKIVSERASAKQWAHIYIEKEIHNRVNNLLNCIVYGRNRGVLPLQGGREPHCADPVRTPDDSNGKATSKWKCYDKVAVDLLKEYVRAFHRGEKKNHRLMVFQREKLPSGEKTAEGKEQRVKDTSECPNGRSVNRDGDHPMVALTELTDPSRLSPKQTSRHLTDNPNRRINTSVSLNHLQYVWLKHTMIIFKLLIGSNLKVEAKRKFEMTTTVLAVLKRTLRGMSRGGTEQARTRVDTLLCWAYLLSKIDMVDKELIIQMCHFFQNEVKTLSSANKFHLLSCMSSFHFLSKRFLRVGNYLRGYFFNLLRVERGRHAREGGEPTCAPVLPVNRSDQPAAAAAATPAASPAASPTCCASEVCQVLFKQKKHLSHLDRTILKNVLRAEVASYGKVTPPFFKLLVKLGDRELQRFLLDRIIEHVELYEQVELSSVLGSFVKREGKGKLAKGKLTKGEIHPEAGQAAGQEEELSTLVRILLEADLHSMNLKHVCYLYVYINRALKKELRRATCGRMGRAKQEEGCTQMGHPASEQGADANPFQPFEQICGGEDGPEGGPHSGGPYSGDPQTENIRLMNQVNEKIILTLAEKIYYLRVNNLVTLVYNTCPIISPKQAAFLELCFAHLLEENYLTFTLARVYRSLYRHFVGSGMCKSDGTSIVVGKGKGLNCLNCLNRAGSPYGEGANSTLAATSPYEHKMEKICSYLKERYYLRRDQHLGDISMCTILLNVCQKFLLELLVYSFHRSQGGGQSKWAEQPPGRGQPSCGGAAAVLELVQHIYTHLHFVVVSTREGVEGKGVQGDGDGGGYEDGVHCDGGGCDDEGERSPLRRDQLELALLYGRNIVSRMGVYVDSVERAFRFWGGADGGADEGVDSGVDSGATVGHLNVTPHGINQMNDTGGKSMPRGIPPDAAPQHTHHDLKNHPIEMQNVRHLMHYVSYVCLCISERMGKVEGEKIWGRGSADRKVHSVGKEERKVHPGVATPLPHQRVRKKENNLICV from the coding sequence ATGCCGATTGGAAAAATCGTCAGCGAGCGCGCAAGTGCCAAGCAGTGGGCGCACATCTACATTGAGAAAGAAATACATAATAGAGTAAACAACCTTCTAAATTGCATAGTGTATGGCAGAAACAGGGGAGTACTAcctctccagggggggagggagccTCATTGTGCAGATCCGGTCCGCACCCCAGACGACTCAAATGGGAAAGCCACTTCCAAATGGAAGTGCTACGATAAAGTAGCAGTGGATTTGTTAAAGGAATATGTTCGGGCATttcacaggggggaaaaaaaaaaccatcgCCTGATGGTTTTCCAAAGAGAAAAACTACCCAGTGGAGAGAAAACAGCGGAAGGGAAAGAGCAAAGAGTAAAGGACACAAGCGAATGTCCGAATGGGAGAAGCGTGAACCGAGATGGAGACCATCCCATGGTCGCGTTAACAGAACTTACGGACCCATCAAGGTTAAGCCCAAAACAGACAAGTAGGCACCTAACAGATAACCCAAACAGGAGAATCAACACATCTGTCAGTTTGAATCACCTACAATACGTATGGCTCAAACACACaatgattatttttaagcTTCTAATTGGAAGCAACCTGAAGGTAGaggcaaaaagaaaatttgaaaTGACCACCACAGTGCTGGCTGTACTGAAAAGGACACTTAGGGGTATGTCGAGGGGGGGTACAGAGCAGGCAAGGACCAGAGTAGATACCCTCCTTTGTTGGGCTTACCTTCTATCCAAAATTGATATGGTAGATAAGGAGCTCATCATACAgatgtgccatttttttcaaaacgagGTGAAGACACTCAGCTCGGCAAACAAGTTCCACCTCCTCAGCTGCATGAGcagctttcattttttgtccAAGAGGTTTCTACGCGTTGGGAATTACCTGCGGGGGTATTTTTTCAACTTGCTGAGGGTGGAGAGGGGGCGGCACGCACGGGAGGGGGGCGAGCCGACATGCGCTCCGGTGTTGCCTGTAAACCGGTCAGATCAGCCAGCCGCCGCTGCAGCAGCTACGCCAGCCGCTTCGCCAGCCGCTTCACCAACCTGCTGCGCCAGCGAAGTGTGCCAAGTGCTGTtcaagcagaagaagcacctGAGCCATTTGGACCGGACCATCTTGAAAAACGTGCTGAGGGCGGAAGTGGCCAGCTATGGGAAGGTGACTCCCCCCTTCTTTAAGCTCCTCGTGAAGTTAGGCGACCGGGAGTTGCAGCGATTTTTACTCGACCGAATAATCGAGCACGTGGAGTTGTATGAACAGGTGGAGCTGAGCAGCGTGTTGGGCAGCTTCGTcaaaagggaggggaaagggaagctagcgaaggggaagctaacaaaaggggagataCACCCGGAAGCGGGGCAGGCAGCGGGGCAGGAAGAAGAGCTCTCCACGCTCGTTCGCATTTTGCTCGAAGCGGATTTGCACAGCATGAACCTGAAGCATGTGTGCTACTtgtatgtgtacataaataGAGCGTTGAAGAAGGAGTTAAGGAGGGCCACCTGTGGGCGTATGGGAAGGGCCAAGCAGGAGGAGGGTTGCACCCAAATGGGGCACCCAGCAAGCGAGCAAGGAGCGGACGCCAATCCGTTTCAGCCGTTTGAGCAAATCTGCGGAGGGGAGGATGGTCCTGAAGGGGGTCCTCACAGTGGCGGTCCTTACAGTGGCGACCCCCAAACGGAGAACATTCGCCTGATGAACCAAGTGAACGAAAAGATTATCCTCACTTTGGCAGAAAAGATCTACTACCTCAGAGTGAATAACCTGGTGACCCTGGTGTATAACACCTGCCCAATCATTTCGCCCAAGCAGGCTGCCTTTTTAGAACTCTGCTTTGCTCACCTACTGGAGGAGAACTACTTGACGTTTACTTTGGCCAGAGTGTACCGCTCGCTGTATCGTCACTTTGTGGGTAGTGGCATGTGTAAATCTGATGGAACCTCAATCGTTGTGGGCAAGGGGAAGGGCTTAAACTGCTTAAATTGCTTAAATCGCGCTGGCAGCCCCTACGGTGAGGGTGCAAACAGCACACTTGCAGCTACATCACCGTATGAACATAAAATGGAGAAGATTTGCAGCTACCTGAAGGAAAGGTATTACCTAAGGAGGGACCAGCACTTGGGGGACATCAGCATGtgcaccattttgttaaacgTTTGCCAGAAGTTTTTGCTAGAACTGCTCGTTTACTCCTTCCACAGgtcgcaggggggggggcaatCCAAGTGGGCGGAGCAGCCACCGGGGAGGGGGCAACCTAGCTGTGGAGGCGCGGCGGCGGTGCTCGAACTCGTCCAGCACATTTACACACACCTGCACTTTGTGGTTGTGAGTACCCGGGAGGGGGTAGAAGGAAAGGGAGTCCAAGGTGACGGCGATGGAGGTGGCTACGAAGATGGGGTCCATTGCGATGGAGGTGGCTGTGACGATGAAGGGGAGCGGAGCCCCCTCCGCCGCGACCAGCTCGAGCTGGCGCTGCTCTACGGGCGTAACATCGTGAGCCGCATGGGCGTGTACGTGGACTCGGTGGAGCGCGCCTTTCGGTTCTGGGGCGGCGCTGATGGAGGAGCTGATGAAGGCGTTGATAGCGGCGTTGATAGCGGCGCGACAGTTGGTCACCTCAACGTTACACCACATGGGATTAACCAAATGAACGACACAGGTGGGAAGTCTATGCCCAGGGGAATTCCCCCCGATGCAGCCCCCCAACACACCCACCATGATTTGAAGAATCATCCAATcgaaatgcaaaatgttCGTCACCTGATGCACTACGTGAGTTATGTGTGCCTTTGTATTAGTGAACGAATGGGCAAAGttgagggggagaaaatatGGGGAAGGGGGAGTGCAGATAGAAAAGTCCACTCGGTAgggaaggaggagaggaaggTCCACCCTGGAGTGGccacaccgcttccccaccaGCGCgttcgcaaaaaagaaaacaattTGATTTGCGTATAA
- a CDS encoding hypothetical protein, conserved (encoded by transcript PVX_084720A; Apicoplast targeted protein. Curated by Stuart Ralph, Walter and Eliza Hall Institute of Medical Research, Australia.), with product MRLITVGFLFLSTSFHYSHVFAANGNRNLNIKPTCHKSGKNDKANGSDNIANKGGAQHAANGATGTPSGSSNGKKGATTTSASAGQAGASGGMAAPGMNPNFEQMMKPLNDMFKGNGEGLNIENIMNSDMFQNFFNSLMGGNPHDGAGGGQEILFKDMLNAMNAQGGGAPGAAATSGGANKDPNISVSPEQLNKINQLKDKLENVLKNVGVDVEQLKENMQNENIMQNKDALRDLLANLPMNPGMMQNMMAGKDGNMFNMDPNQMMNMFNQLSQGKMNMKDFGMGDFMPPPVHANDQDAEDDSRGKAFVTNSSNNDINFAHKLNAFEYSNGPSEGMFQLYGMNNDDGVIDDGMSDSVGKNSALDVSGGSINRNLSDGDSAKEDSDESNANATSNSNATVPNKGGHEGGSANEVYSNEEELITSSGSKGDANKLAGTGGYKNNNAFLDLNNLKKDASAAKYGKDNSGDKSNGGNSNGGNNKVMNKRIGGKKKKTFKKKKNPGQIPFKMETLQKLVKEYTNTSNQKIMEKIIKKYVSMSNQSARGNSEEEDDEEEAEDEKSAKDKNSEKEAELNMNEFSVKDIKKLISEGILTYEDLTEEELKKLAKPDDMFYELSPYANEEKDLSLNETSGVSNEQLNAFLRKNGSYHMSYDSKAIDYLKQKKAEKKEEEQEDDNFYDAYKQIKNSYEGIPSNYYHDAPQLIGENYVFTSVYDKKKELIDFLKRSNGATDSSNSSAGKDKGNSAESGTYKSKYYDKYMKKLSEYRRREAFKILKKRRAQEKKMQKKQEMQNNSSNEVDYSEYFKKNGFINSSNGTVKTFSKDQLDNMVKQFNSDGDDIPSSSGAGADLGDNYSGVSGGGQFSPSGGSGNNPSGYVTFDGQNIVGPNENEEEEPTEDVLNEDDDNADDDD from the coding sequence ATGAGACTGATCACCGTAGGATTCCTCTTCCTATCAACCTCCTTCCACTACTCCCACGTGTTTGCCGCGAATGGCAACCGAAATTTGAACATTAAGCCCACCTGTCATAAGTCaggcaaaaatgataagGCAAACGGTTCGGATAACATAGCCAACAAGGGCGGCGCGCAGCACGCCGCCAACGGAGCGACGGGCACACCGAGTGGCAGTTCGAACGGGAAGAAGGGCGCAACGACCACCTCTGCTTCCGCAGGACAGGCGGGTGCGTCTGGAGGAATGGCCGCCCCGGGAATGAACCCCAATTTTGAGCAAATGATGAAGCCGCTGAACGATATGTTTAAGGGAAACGGAGAAGGACtaaatattgaaaatattatgaacaGCGATATGTTTCAAAATTTCTTTAACTCGCTCATGGGAGGTAACCCACATGATGGTGCCGGCGGTGGACAGGAGATTCTGTTTAAAGATATGCTCAACGCGATGAATGCACAGGGAGGAGGTGCCCCCGGCGCAGCTGCCACATCCGGCGGTGCGAACAAAGACCCGAACATCTCCGTGTCCCCAGAGCAGCTGAACAAGATTAACCAACTGAAAGATAAATTGGAGAATGTCCTAAAGAATGTGGGAGTAGATGTAGAGCAGCTGAAGGAgaatatgcaaaatgaaaacatcATGCAGAATAAGGACGCGCTTAGGGACCTGTTGGCCAATTTGCCAATGAACCCAGGGATGATGCAAAATATGATGGCAGGCAAAGATGGCAATATGTTTAACATGGATCCCAACCAAATGATGAATATGTTTAACCAGCTGAGTCAGGGCAAAATGAATATGAAGGACTTCGGCATGGGTGATTTTATGCCCCCCCCTGTCCATGCGAACGACCAGGATGCTGAAGATGACAGTAGGGGAAAGGCCTTTGTAACGAACTCAAGCAACAACGATATTAACTTTGCACACAAGTTAAACGCTTTTGAGTATAGCAACGGACCATCAGAAGGGATGTTCCAACTGTACGGAATGAACAACGACGATGGGGTGATAGACGACGGTATGAGCGACTCCGTAGGGAAAAACAGCGCGCTAGATGTGAGTGGAGGTAGTATAAACAGGAACTTATCTGATGGAGACTCCGCAAAGGAAGATTCAGACGAGTCCAACGCGAATGCCACTTCCAACTCGAATGCCACCGTCCCGAATAAGGGCGGCCATGAGGGTGGAAGCGCGAACGAGGTATACTCTAACGAGGAAGAATTAATCACCTCCTCCGGAAGCAAGGGAGACGCGAATAAATTGGCAGGCACGGGTGGCTACAAGAATAACAACGCATTTCTCGATTtgaacaatttgaagaaagaCGCCAGTGCCGCCAAGTACGGAAAGGACAACTCAGGTGATAAGTCCAATGGGGGAAACTCAAACGGAGGTAACAACAAAGTGATGAACAAGCGCAtcggaggaaagaaaaaaaaaacgttcaagaagaagaagaacccaGGGCAGATTccattcaaaatggagacCTTGCAAAAGTTAGTGAAAGAATATACCAACACGTCTAATCAGAAAATTATGGAGAAGATTATAAAGAAGTACGTCTCCATGAGTAACCAAAGCGCTAGAGGCAACAGCGAAGAAGAGGACGACGAAGAAGAGGCGGAAGATGAGAAAAGCGCAAAGGATAAAAACTCCGAAAAGGAGGCAGAACTGAACATGAACGAGTTCAGCGTTAAAGATATTAAGAAGCTAATTTCGGAAGGTATTCTAACATATGAAGACTTGACGGAGGAAGAACTGAAGAAATTGGCCAAACCAGATGACATGTTTTATGAACTCTCTCCCTACGCAAATGAAGAGAAGGACCTCTCACTAAATGAAACCTCTGGTGTTTCAAACGAACAACTGAatgcatttttaagaaaaaatggatccTACCATATGAGTTACGACTCCAAAGCGATCGATTACCTGAAACAGAAGAAggcagaaaagaaggaggaggaacaagAGGATGACAATTTCTATGATGCCTATAAACAGATTAAAAATTCCTATGAAGGTATACCCTCCAATTACTATCATGACGCTCCACAACTTATAGGGGAAAATTACGTCTTCACATCTGTGTATGATAAGAAGAAAGAGTTAATTGATTTCCTCAAACGAAGCAATGGCGCCACCGACTCAAGTAACAGCTCCGCTGGAAAGGATAAGGGAAACTCTGCAGAGAGTGGCACCTACAAATCCAAGTActatgataaatatatgaaaaaactAAGTGAGTATAGACGAAGGGaagcatttaaaattttgaagaagagaaGAGCACAGGAAAAGAAGATGCAGAAAAAACAGGAGATGCAAAATAATAGCAGCAATGAAGTGGACTACTCCGAgtattttaagaaaaatggaTTCATTAACAGCAGCAATGGAACTGTTAAGACGTTTTCCAAGGATCAGCTAGACAATATGGTGAAGCAGTTTAACAGCGATGGAGATGACATCCCCAGTAGCAGCGGTGCCGGTGCAGACTTGGGTGATAACTATTCCGGCGTGAGTGGAGGTGGCCAGTTCTCTCCCTCCGGCGGAAGTGGCAACAACCCCTCGGGTTATGTCACCTTCGATGGGCAGAACATCGTCGGCCCGAatgaaaatgaggaggaagagcccACCGAGGACGTCCTGAACGAGGACGACGATAACGCGGATGACGACGACTGA